The nucleotide window CAAGAAAGGGAAAGGAATTAAAAGGGAAGAAGCACTGGATTACGTTTTTGGCTACACAATTATAAACGATGTTACGGCCCGCGACCTCCAGGCAAGGCATAAACAGTTTTTCATTGGCAAAAGCCTTGATACGACATGCCCGATGGGACCATGGATTGTACATAAATCAACAATCGCCAATCCGAATCAACTGGATATAAAGACAACTGTTAATGGTGAAGTAAGGCAGGACTCCAATACAGAAAACTTCATTTTTCCGGTTGAAGAGGTTATTTCCGTGCTTTCACAAGGGATGACGCTGGAGCCGGGTGATATCATTGCGACCGGAACACCGGCAGGAGTAGGGAAAGGCTTTAAGCCGCCAAGGTTCTTGAAAGCCGGGGATACCATTGAAATATCGGTTGAAGGCATTGGGACGTTAAGGAATACAGTGACAAATTAATAGATATAATCTCCTGATTCTCCTTATAAATTATAGGGAGAATTTTTATTATATTATTATAATTTTAGAAATATTTCATATTTTCTGTAATTTTTGCAGGAGTTTTTACCCATACATGAGAATATATTTGTGGCAGTGATTGAATACTCATTCAGTCGCTTTGACATATATATATAATTCTCATGGGGGAGTATGAATGAATTGGTTTAGTTTGTTTTTGGCTCAAATGTCCCAGCTGGCATCGAGTAAAGGGGTACTCTATTCTGTAATAGCAGCCTTGTTAGTGCCAATCGTCTATGGCGGAATCCTGCTGTCTCCAGATTGGGGACCGTACGATAATCTCTCCAATCTGCCAGTTGCGATTGTCAATAATGACAGAGGTGCCATTTCCGGGGACGAGCCCCTTAATGTCGGCGAAGATCTTGTGGCAGACTTGAAGAAAAGCAATGACTTAGGCTGGAAGTTTGTAGATTCAGAGGAAGCAGAAGAAGGATTGAGAAGCTTTAAATATTACATGGTCATTGAAATTCCGCAAGACTTCTCTGAGAGAGTGACGACAGTTCTTGAACCAGACCCGAAAAGGTTGGAACTCAATTATATCCAGAATGAGGGCCTTAATTTTATGGCCGCACAGGTCACTAAAAGTGCAACTGAAAAGTTAAGGGAGAAGCTGGCAAACAAGATAACGGAAAAGTATGCGAATAATATCTTCGCGAGTCTTGGTGAAGTATCAGATGGATTTAAGACAGCAGCTGATGGTTCTGCGCAACTGCATGATGGAACAGCTGCACTCCAGGATGGAACCGGGCTTCTATTGACTTCTCTAAATGAGAAGTCAGCGGATATTTCCAAGCTTGCGGCTGGAACTCTGGAACTAAAAAGCGGTACTGGTCAATTGGCCGGCACATTAGCAGAAAAACAAGGAAGTATTTCCGAATTGGCTAATGGTTCAAAGGAGCTCGCAGCCGGTACGGCTCAATTGGCAGGAAGCTTGAAATCTAAACAAAGCGATATTACAAAACTTGCAAACGGCTCTAAAGACCTGAAAAACGGTACTGGCCTGCTATTAAGCTCTCTTAATGAAAAGTCAGCGGACATTACAAAACTTGCGGACGGATCAGCTGATGTAAATGCAGGGACTGGATTGCTTCTGCAAAAGCTTAAAGACGGGCAGCCGGGCATTACTCAGTTGGCTGCGGGTGGTAAGCAGTTAGAAGAAAAAATGCCAGAGCTTAAGGCTGCTACTTCCGAAGTCTTGGCTGGTTTACAAGCTGCACAACAGGCTGTAAAGGTAATTGGACCTGGAACTAAAGAAGTGGCGGACGGGATTGGCGAAGTAATTACAAATTCTCAAAATCTAGGAAGCAATCTGCAAAACCTGACTGTACTGATAGAATCATATCTTGCTAAGAACCCAAGTTTAGCCACAGATAAAGAATTTTTAACTATTTTAGGGACGAGCCGAGGAATCAGGGATGCTGCCACAAAACCAGAAAATGCAACCAAACTACAAGAACTGAAAGATGGAGCGGATCAGATTGCTGCAGCGTTCAATGAAAAAATTCCTGCAGAACAAGGATCACTGGCATCAGGAATTACTCAACTGGCAGAAGGGCAGAAATTAATAAACAATGGAGTAGCTGATTTAGCAGCAAAAGCCCCAGCCCTTTCTGCCGGAACAGCAAGTGTAGCGGCAGGCTGGGATGAAATGATCACTAAGGTCGGTTTGCTTCATGATGGAACATCTCAAATAGCTGCAGGAAATAAATCGGTCAATGCAGGGTGGGGAACCATCACAGCAGGAGTTAAGGAGCTTGATGGGGGAGCAGCGCTAATCTCTGCCGGGAATCAAACGGTAGATAAAGGCT belongs to Mesobacillus sp. AQ2 and includes:
- a CDS encoding YhgE/Pip domain-containing protein, which gives rise to MNWFSLFLAQMSQLASSKGVLYSVIAALLVPIVYGGILLSPDWGPYDNLSNLPVAIVNNDRGAISGDEPLNVGEDLVADLKKSNDLGWKFVDSEEAEEGLRSFKYYMVIEIPQDFSERVTTVLEPDPKRLELNYIQNEGLNFMAAQVTKSATEKLREKLANKITEKYANNIFASLGEVSDGFKTAADGSAQLHDGTAALQDGTGLLLTSLNEKSADISKLAAGTLELKSGTGQLAGTLAEKQGSISELANGSKELAAGTAQLAGSLKSKQSDITKLANGSKDLKNGTGLLLSSLNEKSADITKLADGSADVNAGTGLLLQKLKDGQPGITQLAAGGKQLEEKMPELKAATSEVLAGLQAAQQAVKVIGPGTKEVADGIGEVITNSQNLGSNLQNLTVLIESYLAKNPSLATDKEFLTILGTSRGIRDAATKPENATKLQELKDGADQIAAAFNEKIPAEQGSLASGITQLAEGQKLINNGVADLAAKAPALSAGTASVAAGWDEMITKVGLLHDGTSQIAAGNKSVNAGWGTITAGVKELDGGAALISAGNQTVDKGWKELAAGATKIHSGAAQVSDGNAAVDNGWRELTAGASKIHSGVVQVSDGNVSVEKGWGDLTDGVTKLNDGAGKLYDGSGELAAGLKDGAEETGKIKANEKNIGMFASPVELISNKVNGYSLYRDSSAPYVMTLALFVGILIMSMFINFNKPQELNVSKVGWFAVKFLNLASLAVVQAILLSIVVLAFLGLQVTNPVGFIMFAILVSIVFAAIVMFFASFGNIGRFILFALVVMQLSTTGSNLPIDMLPENLRSLSAYLPFTYSIAGFKALISLNDFSMALRNLGVLLGFLILFALMTVTVYLFKTKEQPQHTDLAM